TATCATAGCTGGCACACAACTTTAACACAACTTTTGGTGACAACAACCCAACAACCGTCTAATAATAACGTAATAATAGGCAACTCTTAATCGAGCATTTCCAAGACCTACCCAACATTGGTGTAATCGCTTGATTTAAAATAATGTGTTGCTCATTGCCCTGCAACAGAACATTCAGGACTCATGATGGGGCCCTTTTCTCAGTTGAATGCCAGTGTCAAAATCGGTGACCTATCGAAAACTATGACCAGGGGTTGCTGTTCTAATGGCTTGCCAATGTTagcgttagggttagggcttgaACATTTGCTGAacatgtaacagacgtggtcttgcaagcccCGTCAGAGGTATCTGGCAAATCGTCCCggactgggttcgaacttaccacctctggcttcccaagcgccaccactaccaactacgccaacaattcgttgacgcgggtggcctgttacatacctgaggagtgagtttcaccgatacacaccggctacaaaCAGAATGGCAAGCCATTAGAACAGCGACCTGGTTCTAATGGTCACAGTTTTCGGTAGGTCACCGATTTCAGTACAACACCGTGGGTCTCAATGAAAGAACCCAGAATGCATTACAGTGTAtaacagcctctctgtctcccagcctTGTATGCGGTGAAAGTGAGAGCTGAGGCCATGCAGAAGGCCTCTGAACTGATCCCTAGCGGTATGCTATCAGTAATTGGTCGGCCACAGGCGAAGTACAActatgcctgcctgcaggccagaGAACACTGCCTCAGTCTGGgcatccaacatcctgtctgCAGTGTGGCCAACTACTTGTTCCCAGATGGCAGAGTCATCGCTGGGCACCGTGAGGTAGGGTATCCAGTCAAGCCCCACCCAATTTGCCCAAGGAAGTAACACTGATCCTTACTTTTCAAGCACAGTGATCCATAGAAAAAAATTATTGTCTTTATTAGACAGTCCTAATTTGAAATCATCTCAACCAGGGGTGCCTTAACTATGTCACACATTAATATATGTTATGCATTGCAAAGTCGCAAGATAATAACTCTTCCTCCTCAAAGCAATACTAATCATCCATGTATTTTCCATGCATTTGTTGTAAGTAGTCTGTTGTTGGGAAGATGCCATTCCCTTGTCTTTCAACGTACACCCTTTATCCCCTAACCATGTCCGTCTCCCTCCAGGCGCTTGACTTCCTGCAGCAAAACTCCCGGCAGCTTAACTTCCTGCGGGCGCGGCCCCTTCCTGTGAGCGGGGCCTTCCATACCCAGCTGATGGAGCTGGCCACCGAGCCCCTCAGAGATGTCCTACAACAGGTGGAGGTCAGTCTCTCTGGTCGGCTGACCACACGATCACCCGTCAGCTTTCTAGTTTGTTGTTTCACTGTGTAGCGAGGGATGTTGCGCGCTAAGACTACAAAGGGAGGTCAACGCATGTGGGAAAGTTAGCATGCGCTACTTTAGTGCGTTTCATGTCCCACCTATGCTTCTGACACTCTTAAAGTCAGGGTAGGTAattttgttgagaagcactttggtcatattttctgaaatacacttcacatcctgatagcaaccaaCAAAACTAAAagtttgacagtaaaatgaaCTCAACCCGATATCTGTGGgtctgtaataaacacgaccaatcattaaggtGGGATCAGCAGTAATGATTGGACGGCATTTggaccgaatgcaatgattggactgTTTGTTTGGGTAGGTATACCTACCTCCtgtttttggtttgaatccttaCGAACTCGTGCAAAAATTGCTTGGTTTGCAaaacttacctaccctgcctttaacttCAATGGGAATTTCCCCTTTTGTAAACGTGAAATTAAAGCAGAGCTTTTcattcccctctgtctctctcgctccatctcGTTCCTCCCTCACGTACGTTCAGGTGCGGCCACCGGAGATCAGCGTGTACTCCAACGTGGACGGCAAGCGCTACATGCACGAGGGCCACGTGCGCAAGCAACTGGTCAAGCAGCTGGTGTCACCAGTGAAATGGGAGCAGACTCTCCACGAGGTGTACGAGAGGACTCAGGGTCAGAGTTTCCCCCACACATACGAGGTGGGACCTGGGAAACAGCTTGGGGCCACGCTGCAGAAGTGCAACATGAAGGCCTACAAGAGCTACACGCACGTGGATGTGATTACTCACGAGgactgaggaggggggagacatgccAGTGTGCACACGCATGCAGTGACAGCTCGATGTGTACCAGTGCAGACACCACATGGACCTGAACATTGAGGGGAGTcatgctggacacacacacacacacacacacacacttgtgtgagAGCTAAGACTTTAAACTCAGCCTTTATGTAACAAACTGAAAAACGCATTCCACCTggctgtatgttttttttttcttgtcttttttCTTGTGTTGAATAAATATTTTGCCTTTGTGAATAAGTCAATGCCTTTTGT
The Osmerus eperlanus chromosome 17, fOsmEpe2.1, whole genome shotgun sequence DNA segment above includes these coding regions:
- the mcat gene encoding malonyl-CoA-acyl carrier protein transacylase, mitochondrial, which translates into the protein MSLGSRQLSGSFPRLCRRLIHFTQRDRNSGSQPPSESQISSPDKEFLIEKMRDKKKPYNCSVLLFPGQGSQFVGMGRGLLKYGTVKDMFAVAHKILGYDLLSMCLNGPAEELMKTVHCQPAIFVTSLAAVEKLNHENPRAIETCVAAAGFSVGEFAALVFSGAMDFAEALYAVKVRAEAMQKASELIPSGMLSVIGRPQAKYNYACLQAREHCLSLGIQHPVCSVANYLFPDGRVIAGHREALDFLQQNSRQLNFLRARPLPVSGAFHTQLMELATEPLRDVLQQVEVRPPEISVYSNVDGKRYMHEGHVRKQLVKQLVSPVKWEQTLHEVYERTQGQSFPHTYEVGPGKQLGATLQKCNMKAYKSYTHVDVITHED